The segment AGGTGGAGTCGGTCGACGACGACGGTGTGGACGCCGTCGGTGTCGACGACGCTAGCGCTGACGACGTTGGCGCCGGCGACGTTAGCGCTGACGACGCTGACGACGACGCCAGCAGTGGTGCCGAGACCGCCGCGACCGACGCTGGAGAGGCTGACGGCTCCCCGTCGCCAGGGGTGCCAGACGAGTCGAACCTGCCGGGCGACGACGAGGTACCCCCGGACGTCCAGAAGTACGAGCGGTTCACGAAGATGGACGGCGCGCAGTACGAACGAGTGAACGACTTCCTTCGGGAGCGTACGTACGTGACTGCGCGCGAGTGGGCGATCGCGCGCCTGTGCTCGGACTTCCGGACGGAGACCGGCGTGGAGATGACGAAGATCGGCGAGAACCTCCCGGAGCTGGTGCCGTTCATGACGGACACGTACACGCCGCAGGCGGTGAACCAGGCGCGGTCGTCGTTCGAGGAGAAAGTCCGGAAGGCCGGTGCGACTTTCCTCTACGGTGCGATGTGTGACTTCTTCACGGCCGAGGAGCTGGACGACGTGATGTACGAGTCGACGGAGGTCGCGAAGTTCCTCCTCGAGGTCGAGGGCGTGGACCTGTCCGTGGACGAGGAACTGGACGCCGAGGAACGCATCTCTTCGGTGATGCGGGAGGTCCGGTCTGCGAGCGAGGATCTCCGCGACGAGTAGCTGGAGCCTGCGGTCGTCGATGGACGTTCGCGAAGGTAGTAAGCCGCTGATACCGTGGTGCGGTGTCGTCGTCACCGGCCTCCACCCCCGTGATGGCCGGCGAGCGGTCACCGCGATACGTGCGTGAAGTCGAGCCGCCCGTGGGTCGGTTGGCCTGCCGCTGCGTTCGCGGCCGACGCCTCGTCGGCGCTGAACGCTATCATCCCGTATTACTGGGCTACCAATAAAGGGGGTCTACCGTTTGGAACGGTTTCTCCAGGTATAGGCCTCGTTGGGCGTCTTCAAGGGAAGTTCTGCGGTTCTCAGCGATGCGTTGAAGCGGTGGGTCGGCGGGCCGCGGATTCGGGCAATCTGACCGGGTCGAAACCGGTTCCATCACGCGATTCAAGGCTCGGTTGAGGGGTTTCTGTCGGAGGTATCTCGTCGGCGATGCCGGTACGGTCGAAGAGCGCGTCGGCTCGCGACGGTCGGAATGCGTTCCGAACGGTCGGATGGTGCGTGGAGCGCGAGACGGATTCGAACCGCGACCGCGACAGCCGATGTCGCTCGCGCGCCGCCAGCGTTCGCTAGCGTTGACAGCGGGATGAGCGGTCAGTCCCGTTGGCGTTGACGCCGGGATGATCGTCGATCTCCGAGTCAGGTCAGTCCTCGGCGGGCGGGAAGAACAGCGACGGGTCGTCGTGCGTGAACGTCGAGACGTGCTCGCTCGCGAGGTCGCGGACGTGCGTCCGCATCTCGCCCTCGCGGGTCGCCGCCTCGATCATGTCCTGGGCGGTCTCGTCGTCGCTGTCGTAGAACGCGGGCGAGACGACGGCGATCTCGCGGTCGGCGTCCTCGAGGACGACGACGAGGAAGACGATACCGGCCTCGACCGCCCGGAACACCGAGCAGGCGTCGAACGCGGCGTCGGGCGCCTCGACGAGGTCCTGGATCTCGCGCGCTCGCTCGCCGGGGACGACGAGGTCGAGGCCGTACCGGTCGACGGTCGCGTGCTGGCCGGAGAGCACGCCGATGTCGCCGGGGTGGAGTTCGACGACCTGCCAGCCGTCCTCGCGATACTCGGCGGCGGTCGCCTCCATGTCCGAGACGACGGCGTCCCAGTGGTCGAGGACGCCCTCCGGGGGCAGGTGCGCTTCGGGGTCGACGTCGACGTGGTCCTCGTTCATGCACGAAGCGGCGGGACCGGACGGCAAAAGGGTTGGGAAGCACGCCCACGCCGGACGACGGAGTACGGGCGTCCGGACGACACAGTACGGGCGTCCGAGCGACACAGTACGGGCGTCCGAGCGACACAGTACGGGGCCCGGACGACGTCGCAGGGGAGCCGGTTCGACGAGAAACCGGGGGGTGCCGGCGGGGCGACCCTGATTCGTGTGGAAACGCTTTTCACGGGTGCGACTGCCACGTTCGAGTAGTGACCGATCTACTCTCCATCTCCGGCCTGCACACGCGTTTCGATACCGATCGGGGAACCGTCCGAGCGGTCGAGGACTTCGACCTGACGGTCCCCGAGGGGAAGACCGTCGGCCTCGTCGGCGAGTCCGGTTCGGGGAAGTCCGTGACGGCGCTATCCGCGATGGGACTCGTCGACGACCCGGGGTACGTCGCCGAGGGCGACATCGAGTTCCACGACCGCGACCTCGCGCAGCGGCTCGCCGGCGAGTACCCCGAGCGTGCGGGGACGTTCGTCGACGAGGGGCGTGGCGTCGTGGACCTCTCGCAGGCGCCCGAGCCGGCGATGCGGTCGATCCGCGGCGGCGAGATGAGCATGATCTTCCAGGACCCGATGACGTCGCTGAATCCCGCGGTGACCGTCGGGGAGCAGGTCGCCGAGAGCCTGCGGCTGCACCGGTACGGGAACCGCTCGAAGGACACGTGGTGGAACGCGGTCCGCGAGATCCTCCCGAAGTTCGGTGGGAACGGCGGGATGAGCGAGGAAGTGCTAGAGGACACCGTCGACATCCTCGAGGAGGTCGGGATTCCGGAGCCGACCGCCAGGCTCGACGAGTACCCACACGAGTTCAGCGGCGGGATGCGCCAGCGCGTGCTCATCGCGATCGCGCTCGCGTGCCGCCCGCAGCTCTTGATCGCGGACGAGCCGACGACGGCGCTGGACGTCACAATCCAGGCGCAGATCCTCGACCTCATCAACGAACTCCAGGACGAGCGCGGGATGAGCGTCCTGTTCATCACGCACGACCTGGGCGTGGTCGCGGAGACGTGCGACCGGGTCGCGGTGATGTACGCGGGGAACGTCGTCGAGGAGGGCCCGGTCGAGGAGATCTTCGCGAACCCGTCGCATCCGTACACGTACGCGCTCCTCGAGTCCATCCCCCGCGAGGACAAGGACCGGTTGACGCCGATCGAGGGGAACGTCCCCGACCTCATCGACATGGACGAAGGCTGTCACTTCGCGGATCGATGTCCGTGGGCGCACGACGCGTGCGTCGGCCAGGAAATCCCGTACCTCCAGCACGGCGACGCGGGCGTCGACCACGTCTCGAAGTGCGTGCTCGAGGACTTCGACGAGTCCGAGTACCTGAGCGGCCAGGAGCCGGTTCGGTCCTCGGCGGCGACGCAGTTCGGCGACCCGCTCGTGGAGGTCCGGGACCTCAAGAAGCACTTCTCGCGCGCCGACGACATGCTCGACAAGTGGCTGTCGAGCGAGACCCAGAGCGTGAAGGCCGTCGACGGCGTGAGTTTCGACATCCGCGAGGGCGAGACGCTCGGGCTCGTCGGCGAGTCCGGCTGCGGGAAGTCGACGACGGGCGAGACCATCCTGCGGCTCCTGGAGCCGACCGACGGGAGCGTCGTGTTCGCGGGCGAGGACCTCGCCGACCTCTCCGGGCGCGACCTGCGCGCGAAGCGCCGAGACATGCAGATGATCTTCCAGGACCCGCTGTCGAGCCTCGACCCCCGGATGACGGTCGGGCAGATCCTCATGGAGCCCCTGAAGATCCACGACCTCCCCGAGGAACGGCCAGCCGAAGACCAGAGTCGGCGCGAGCAGCGTCGCGAGCGCGTGCTCGACCTCATCGACGAAGTCGGACTGTCTCGCGACCAGATCGACCGGTACCCCCACGAGATGTCCGGCGGGCAGCGCCAGCGCGTCGGGATCGCGCGAGCGCTCGCGGTCGACCCCGACTTCATCGTGTGCGACGAGCCGGTGTCGGCGCTGGACGTGTCCGTGCAGGCCCAGATCCTGAACCTCCTGGAGGACCTCCAGGAGGAGTTCGGGTTGACGTTCCTGTTCATCGCACACGACCTCTCCGTCGTCAGGCACGTCTCGGATCGCGTCGCCGTGATGTACCTCGGCGAGGTCGTGGAGGTGGCGGACACCGCCGAGTTGTTCGCGGACCCGAAGCATCCGTACACGCAGGCGTTGCTGTCGTCGATCCCGGTTCCGGATCCGACCGTGGACACGGACGACCGCATCATCCTGGAGGGCGACGTCCCCAGTCCGATCGACCCGCCGTCGGGCTGTCACTTCCGGACGCGGTGCCCGCAGGTCATCCCGCCGGCGGACCTGGACATGCCCCAGGAGACGTACCGCGAGGTGATGAGCGTGCGGCAGCGCATCGACGAGGAGTCCATCGACCTGCAGTTGGCGTGGAAGGAAGCCGAGGCGTCCGACGCGGACGAGGAGTCAACGACGGCGGCCGCGACGGACGGTGGGACGCCGGCGGGCGGCGAAGACGGGCCGGGGCCGGCGGCGGTGGACGCGTTCACGGACGTGCTCTGGGCGGAACTGTTCGAGGACCCGTCCAAGGTTCGTGGTCGGTCCCGCGAACTCGTACAGGAGGCGTTCGAGCACCTGGCTCGCGAGGACTGGACGGCGGCGGCGGCGACGCTCGAGGACCGGTTCGAGAGCGTCTGCGAGACCGTCAATCCGGTCCTGCAGGACGACGACCACCCGGCCGCGTGTCACCTGTACGCCCAGCCGGCGAACGCGACGACCCCCGATGCAGACGCGCCGCCGAGTGGCGAACGGTAAGAAGTGCCCGTTTCGACGTGATTTTACGCCGAAGTAGATCGCGGAGAGCGGACGTTTTCGCTGCCGGGGAGGCGAACACCGGCTACAGACATTATGAACGTTTATATAGGCGGCGTTTGTGGCAATGCCTATGGCAGATGGTGACAACGGCATGGAGAGACGCGACTTCCTGAAGACAGCAGGCGCCACGGCCGCCGCGGCCACGACGACGGCGACTGCCGGCTGTATCTCGAGCCTCACCGGGGGCAGCGGTGGGTCCCTCGTGTACGCTCGCGGTGACCACCCCGAGAACTACGACCCACAGCAGACCACGAGCGGCGAGGTCGCGAAGGTCACGAACCAGATCTTCGACACGCTCATCCAGTTCCAGGCGGGGAGTGGCGGACAGCTCACGGACGGGCTCGCGAAGAGCGACGGCTGGTCGCTCTCCGGTACGACCGCGACCCTCGAACTGAAGGAGGACGTCACGTTCCACGACGGCTCCGACTTCACGGCGGCGGACGTGAAGGCGACGATCCGTCGGTTCACGGACGAGAACTACGACTACTACCTCGGTACGGAGAACGCCTCCGGGTACGCCGGGTTCACGTTCGGGAACTGGGTCGATGAGATCGACGCGTCCAGCGAGTACACCGTCGAGTTCACGCTCACGCAGAAGTACGCGCCGTTCCTCCGCAACCTGGCGATGTTCGCGGCCGCGATCCTCAACCAGGACCAGATCACGGGTCTCGACGACCAGACCCAGCTCGGGACCGAGCCCAACGGCACGGGACCGTTCGCATTCGAGGAACTCGACAACTCGAACCAGCGCGTGCTGCTGTCGGCGAACAACGACTACTGGGGCGAGGGGCCGAACGTCGGCGAAGTCGTCTTCAAGACGATCGGGCAGAACTCCTCGCGAGCGCAGGACGTCGTGAACGGCGACTCGCACATCACGGACAACCTGGGTGCGGAGTCCTCGACGACGATCGAGGAGGCAGACACCGCCCAGATCAAGTCCAAGCCCGGCATCAACAGCGGGTACATGGCGTTCAACATGGCGCGCAAAGAGGAGTTCCGCGACCGGCGCGTTCGCCGCGCGGTCAGCCTCGCCGTGAACACGGAAGCGGTCGTGAACACGATCTATCAGGGCTTCGCGGTGCAGTCGAGTCAGCCGCTCCCGCAGGGCGTCATGGGCCGCAAGGACGACCTGGATCCGTACCCGAACGACAAGGAGCAGGCTCAGAGCTTGCTCGAGGAGGCCGGTGCGGCCGACATGGAGTTCGAGCTCGCGACGTTCTCGAACCCGCGCGGGTACAACCCGAGTCCGATCCAGACCGCGAACCAGTTCAAGTCCGACCTCGAAGAGATCGGGCTGACGGTGAACATCAACCAGTTCTCGACGTTCTCGTCGTACCTCGAGTACACGGACGCGGGGAACCACGACGCGTGTTTCCTCGGCTGGTACACCGACAACGCGGACCCGGACAACTTCATGTACGTCCTCCTCGACCCGAAGGTCGAGATGGACGCGGTCCCCGACGGCCAGGACTGGGTCAGCCGAGACACGGAGGGCTACAGCGTCCTGAACGCCGCGGGCTGGGCGAACACGGACTACATGCAGCTGGTGCGTGACGCACAGTCGACGTACGACGAGGCGACGCGCAAGCAGAAGTACCAGCAGGCGAGTCAGATCGCGCACGACGAGGCGCCGTGGGTGTTCGTCGACTACGCGAAGACGATTCGCGCGATCCACGAGTCGGTCGTCTCCGATTCGTTCACCGTGAGTTCCGTCGGCGGTCCCTTCCTGGAGCTCGTCGAGCTCGAGTAACGGACGCGGTCGCTCGTCTCGTCGACGAGCACGAGTCGCGGTGTCGGGCAACTCACCCGGCGTTTTCAGGACCGGTAGCGACCGGAAGAATCGCGTGACAGCGCCGCGTACTGGGCGTCGATGACAAGCGTTTTATTGTGGCCGTCTGTGTGACCAGCCAACACAGGCAATGGTCTCGAAGCGATTCATCCTGAAGCGTCTGCTGTTGCTCGTGCCGGTGCTGTTCGGCGTGGCGACGTTCGTGTTCGCCATCCTCCACCTCTCGGGGGGTGATCCGGCGCGCGTCATCGCCGGACAGCGTGCGTCCGAGGAGGTCGTCCGGCAGGTGCGTCAAGAGCTCGGGCTGAACGACCCGATCCTCGTCCAGTACGGGCGATTCCTCGTCGACGTCGTCCAGTTCGACTTCGGGAACTCGTACTCGATCTCGCGCGGGAACCCCGTTCGCGACGTGCTCGCGAGCCGGCTCCCCGTGACGCTCGAGCTCGCGCTCTACGGGCAGTTCATCGGGCTCGCGCTCGGGCTCCCGCTGGGCATCCTCTCGGCCATCAAGCAGGATTCGTTGCTCGACCACTCGACGCGCATCGGCGCGCTCGCCGGGATCTCCGTCCCGATCTACTGGTCGGGGCCGCTGCTCATCCTGTTCTTCTCGGGGTTCCTCGGGTGGTTCCCGGCCGCGGGCCGCATCGGGTCGACGGTCTTCCTCGACAACTCCTGGACGCTCCTCGGTATGGAGCTCCCGTTGACGGGGATGGTCACGATCGACACGATCCTCCTCGGTGAACCGGGTGCGTGGCTGTCGGCGGTCTCGCACCTGTTCCTGCCGGCGGTCACGATCGGCGTGTACTCGATGGCGCTCATCTCGCGGATGATGCGGTCGTCGATGCTCGAGGTCGTCCGGCAGGACTACATGCGGACCGCTCGCGCGAAGGGGCAGGGCGCGAAGATCACGATCATGAAGCACGGGTTCCGGAACGCGATGATCCCCGTGATCACGGTCGTCGGCATCCAGTTCGGGACGCTCCTGGGTGGCGCGGTCCTCACCGAGACCGTGTTCGGGATCGGTGGCATCGGGACGCTCATCGTGAGCGCGATCAACGCGACGGACTATCCGGTCGTCCAGGGTGCGGTCCTGACGTTCGCGCTGCTGTTCACGCTCGTGAACCTCGGCGTCGACATCACCTACAGCTACCTCGACCCCAGAATCCAGCAATAACATGAGTACCGAAACGCCCGACGCGACGACCGACGTCGAGGAACGCGGACCGATAGAGCGATTGCGGAACTCACCGTTCCTCTCTGACTTGCTCTCGAATCGCCTGGCGCTCATCGGGATCGGGATCATCGTCTCGATGCTCTTGATCGCGATCTACGCCAGAGTGTTCTACGACCTGCAGGCGCTCACGTCGTCCCGTCTCGGCGGGACGTTCCCCGACCGCGTGGCCCCGGGGTGGGCTGGCGGGCCGGCGCCGGCGAACGAGATGCTGTTCGGGACGGATCAGGCGGCGCGGGACATCTATCGACGGACGATGTACGGCGCGTGGATCGCGATGAAGTTCGGGACGATCACGGTCGGCGTGTCGACGGTCCTCGGCGTGACGCTCGGCATCATCGCGGCGTACTACGGTGACGTGACTGACAACGTCATCATGCGGACGATGGACGTCCTGCTGGCGTTCCCGTCGCTCCTGCTCGCGCTCGCGCTCGTCGCGATCTTCGGCGCGGGCCTCTGGAAGGCCGTGATCGCGTTGACGCTCGTCTACACGCCGCGGTTCGCGCGCGTCGTCCGCGGAGCGGCGCTGAAGGTCCTGGAGGACGAGTACATCGATGCGACGGAGGCGCTCGGTGCGAAGGACCCGCGCATCCTGTTCCGGCACATCATGCCGAACACGCTCGCGCCGATCACGGTCCAGTCGACGCTGAACTTCGGGCTGGCGATCATCGACATCGCCGCGCTGTCCTTTCTGGGGTTCGGCGCGCAAGCGGGTGCGCCGTCGTGGGGATTGATGCTCTCGAACGGCGTCGAGTTCGGCCTGCAGTCCGGGCGCTGGTGGATGTCGTTCTTCCCGGGCCTGTTCCTCGCACTGACCGTCCTCGGGTTCAACCTCCTCGGAGACGGGATGCGTGACGCACTGGACCCGCGGATGCAGGACGCGGTCGACTGATCGCGATGGACGCGGAGGCGACGACGGCCGAGCGCGTTCGCGCGTACGTCTGGCCGCGTCTCCGCATCGTCGGCGGTGCGTTCGCGGTCGGTGCAGCCTGTAGCGTGGGACTCCTTCTCGTACTCGTCGGTGGCGGCGGGTGGGCGCCGGTTCCGGCGGCGCGGTTCGCGTTCGCGCTCGGCACGCTCGCGTTCGGGCTCGGACTCCTGGGGTGGTCGGGGTCGGCGATGGCGGGCCGCGGGTTCGAGGCGATGCAGGAGCACCTGGACACGAACACGGACTGGACGGAGGCGGACTCGCGGC is part of the Halorubellus sp. JP-L1 genome and harbors:
- a CDS encoding DUF5806 family protein, which produces MTENPPPAADDDEATGEVESVDDETTGEVESVDDDGVDAVGVDDASADDVGAGDVSADDADDDASSGAETAATDAGEADGSPSPGVPDESNLPGDDEVPPDVQKYERFTKMDGAQYERVNDFLRERTYVTAREWAIARLCSDFRTETGVEMTKIGENLPELVPFMTDTYTPQAVNQARSSFEEKVRKAGATFLYGAMCDFFTAEELDDVMYESTEVAKFLLEVEGVDLSVDEELDAEERISSVMREVRSASEDLRDE
- a CDS encoding dipeptide ABC transporter ATP-binding protein, with the protein product MTDLLSISGLHTRFDTDRGTVRAVEDFDLTVPEGKTVGLVGESGSGKSVTALSAMGLVDDPGYVAEGDIEFHDRDLAQRLAGEYPERAGTFVDEGRGVVDLSQAPEPAMRSIRGGEMSMIFQDPMTSLNPAVTVGEQVAESLRLHRYGNRSKDTWWNAVREILPKFGGNGGMSEEVLEDTVDILEEVGIPEPTARLDEYPHEFSGGMRQRVLIAIALACRPQLLIADEPTTALDVTIQAQILDLINELQDERGMSVLFITHDLGVVAETCDRVAVMYAGNVVEEGPVEEIFANPSHPYTYALLESIPREDKDRLTPIEGNVPDLIDMDEGCHFADRCPWAHDACVGQEIPYLQHGDAGVDHVSKCVLEDFDESEYLSGQEPVRSSAATQFGDPLVEVRDLKKHFSRADDMLDKWLSSETQSVKAVDGVSFDIREGETLGLVGESGCGKSTTGETILRLLEPTDGSVVFAGEDLADLSGRDLRAKRRDMQMIFQDPLSSLDPRMTVGQILMEPLKIHDLPEERPAEDQSRREQRRERVLDLIDEVGLSRDQIDRYPHEMSGGQRQRVGIARALAVDPDFIVCDEPVSALDVSVQAQILNLLEDLQEEFGLTFLFIAHDLSVVRHVSDRVAVMYLGEVVEVADTAELFADPKHPYTQALLSSIPVPDPTVDTDDRIILEGDVPSPIDPPSGCHFRTRCPQVIPPADLDMPQETYREVMSVRQRIDEESIDLQLAWKEAEASDADEESTTAAATDGGTPAGGEDGPGPAAVDAFTDVLWAELFEDPSKVRGRSRELVQEAFEHLAREDWTAAAATLEDRFESVCETVNPVLQDDDHPAACHLYAQPANATTPDADAPPSGER
- a CDS encoding ABC transporter substrate-binding protein, whose amino-acid sequence is MADGDNGMERRDFLKTAGATAAAATTTATAGCISSLTGGSGGSLVYARGDHPENYDPQQTTSGEVAKVTNQIFDTLIQFQAGSGGQLTDGLAKSDGWSLSGTTATLELKEDVTFHDGSDFTAADVKATIRRFTDENYDYYLGTENASGYAGFTFGNWVDEIDASSEYTVEFTLTQKYAPFLRNLAMFAAAILNQDQITGLDDQTQLGTEPNGTGPFAFEELDNSNQRVLLSANNDYWGEGPNVGEVVFKTIGQNSSRAQDVVNGDSHITDNLGAESSTTIEEADTAQIKSKPGINSGYMAFNMARKEEFRDRRVRRAVSLAVNTEAVVNTIYQGFAVQSSQPLPQGVMGRKDDLDPYPNDKEQAQSLLEEAGAADMEFELATFSNPRGYNPSPIQTANQFKSDLEEIGLTVNINQFSTFSSYLEYTDAGNHDACFLGWYTDNADPDNFMYVLLDPKVEMDAVPDGQDWVSRDTEGYSVLNAAGWANTDYMQLVRDAQSTYDEATRKQKYQQASQIAHDEAPWVFVDYAKTIRAIHESVVSDSFTVSSVGGPFLELVELE
- a CDS encoding ABC transporter permease, producing MVSKRFILKRLLLLVPVLFGVATFVFAILHLSGGDPARVIAGQRASEEVVRQVRQELGLNDPILVQYGRFLVDVVQFDFGNSYSISRGNPVRDVLASRLPVTLELALYGQFIGLALGLPLGILSAIKQDSLLDHSTRIGALAGISVPIYWSGPLLILFFSGFLGWFPAAGRIGSTVFLDNSWTLLGMELPLTGMVTIDTILLGEPGAWLSAVSHLFLPAVTIGVYSMALISRMMRSSMLEVVRQDYMRTARAKGQGAKITIMKHGFRNAMIPVITVVGIQFGTLLGGAVLTETVFGIGGIGTLIVSAINATDYPVVQGAVLTFALLFTLVNLGVDITYSYLDPRIQQ
- a CDS encoding ABC transporter permease codes for the protein MSTETPDATTDVEERGPIERLRNSPFLSDLLSNRLALIGIGIIVSMLLIAIYARVFYDLQALTSSRLGGTFPDRVAPGWAGGPAPANEMLFGTDQAARDIYRRTMYGAWIAMKFGTITVGVSTVLGVTLGIIAAYYGDVTDNVIMRTMDVLLAFPSLLLALALVAIFGAGLWKAVIALTLVYTPRFARVVRGAALKVLEDEYIDATEALGAKDPRILFRHIMPNTLAPITVQSTLNFGLAIIDIAALSFLGFGAQAGAPSWGLMLSNGVEFGLQSGRWWMSFFPGLFLALTVLGFNLLGDGMRDALDPRMQDAVD